A genomic region of Ruminococcus flavefaciens AE3010 contains the following coding sequences:
- a CDS encoding leucine-rich repeat protein, translating into MNCKRIIAALLCAAIPFGIADLSAAAPIALYAEAATVTAGGTCGKNLTWQLDSSGTLTVSGTGNMDEALDRTPCPWKDLKDDIKKIVIGKGVTSIGMGMFSYCNNLTSLSLPSTLKNIDTYSFVGCKSLTSVVIPNGVTNIGSSAFLRCEKLSSITIPKSVTYIGALAFLDTPWFESQKSIDDPFIIINGLLVYVDYDLSGDVVIHSSVNKICEQAAERRSKITSLTIPETVTEIGFNAFLSCSSLKTVTIPASVKEIKQQAFYKCESLEEIYILNPECNICEHWNTTISNDEEEYSGVIRGYKGSTAEKYAEKYGYTFKALAQLGDVNSDDHINAVDASSVLSYYASISTNKDGGFDYGQKLAADVDRSGVINAVDASNILAYYAFNATSKDKISFEEYLENN; encoded by the coding sequence ATGAATTGTAAAAGAATAATAGCAGCGCTGCTGTGTGCTGCGATACCGTTTGGGATAGCCGATCTTTCCGCTGCGGCGCCGATAGCTCTTTATGCTGAGGCAGCGACAGTAACCGCCGGCGGCACCTGCGGCAAGAATTTAACATGGCAGCTTGACAGCAGCGGTACTCTGACCGTGAGCGGTACTGGAAATATGGACGAAGCTCTTGATAGGACCCCGTGTCCGTGGAAGGACTTAAAGGACGATATAAAGAAAATAGTTATCGGCAAGGGCGTCACAAGTATCGGAATGGGTATGTTCAGCTACTGCAATAATCTTACCTCATTATCCCTTCCAAGCACGCTGAAAAACATAGATACTTATTCATTTGTGGGCTGTAAATCCCTTACATCAGTAGTTATCCCCAACGGAGTCACAAATATCGGTTCAAGTGCTTTTTTAAGGTGCGAAAAGCTGAGCAGTATTACCATACCCAAGTCCGTAACATATATCGGTGCTCTTGCGTTTTTGGATACGCCGTGGTTTGAATCTCAGAAAAGTATTGATGATCCTTTCATAATAATAAACGGGCTGCTCGTTTATGTGGACTATGATCTTTCGGGAGATGTGGTCATCCACTCTTCTGTCAATAAGATATGCGAACAGGCAGCAGAAAGACGTTCAAAAATAACCTCGCTGACCATTCCAGAAACCGTCACCGAGATAGGCTTTAACGCCTTTTTAAGCTGTTCCTCTCTTAAAACGGTGACAATACCTGCGTCAGTGAAGGAGATCAAACAGCAGGCTTTTTATAAGTGTGAGTCTCTTGAAGAGATATACATACTTAATCCCGAATGTAATATATGTGAACACTGGAACACGACCATTTCCAATGATGAGGAGGAATATTCTGGCGTTATCAGGGGCTATAAAGGCTCTACCGCCGAGAAATATGCCGAGAAATACGGTTATACCTTCAAAGCGCTTGCTCAGCTCGGAGATGTCAACTCTGATGATCATATCAATGCAGTTGATGCTTCTTCGGTGCTTTCATATTACGCCAGTATATCGACGAATAAAGACGGTGGATTTGATTACGGGCAGAAGCTTGCGGCAGATGTTGACCGCAGCGGAGTGATCAATGCTGTAGATGCGTCGAATATTCTTGCTTATTATGCGTTCAATGCTACGAGCAAGGACAAGATAAGCTTTGAAGAATACCTGGAAAATAATTGA
- a CDS encoding flavodoxin: MSKKLVAYFSASGNTAALAKKLAAAADADLYEIKPAVPYTAADLNWQNKQSRSSVEMCDHNSRPEIADGDADIGAYDTVYIGFPIWWYIAPTIINTFLEKYDLSGKRIILFATSGGSRFGKAADNLRVSALGAEIIEGIQPYLHYQEYSYPSDGP; encoded by the coding sequence ATGAGCAAAAAGTTAGTCGCATATTTCTCTGCAAGCGGAAACACCGCTGCCCTCGCAAAGAAGCTGGCAGCTGCCGCAGATGCCGATCTTTATGAGATCAAGCCCGCAGTACCATACACAGCTGCTGATCTGAACTGGCAGAACAAGCAGTCCAGAAGCAGTGTTGAAATGTGTGATCATAATTCAAGACCTGAAATTGCTGACGGAGATGCTGATATCGGAGCATACGACACAGTATATATCGGTTTCCCCATATGGTGGTATATCGCACCAACGATAATCAACACTTTCCTTGAAAAATATGATCTCTCAGGGAAACGAATAATCCTGTTTGCCACATCAGGCGGCAGCAGATTCGGAAAAGCCGCAGATAACCTGAGAGTCAGCGCATTGGGTGCAGAGATCATTGAAGGTATCCAGCCATATCTGCATTATCAAGAATACAGTTATCCTTCGGATGGTCCTTGA
- a CDS encoding recombinase family protein codes for MGRIGYIRVSTEHQETARQEALMKQYQVERIFAEKMSGKNADRPELKAMLEYVREGDTLYIESISRLGRSTRDLLNIIDVLQRKQVTLVSSKENIDTNTPQGRFVLSIFAALSELEREQTLQRQREGIAIARSQGKYKGRQPLPIDWIKFGQLYEQWKSGTITAVWFQKEMGLRANTFYRRLKEYERKYT; via the coding sequence ATGGGCAGAATAGGATATATTAGGGTATCAACGGAACATCAGGAGACAGCTCGTCAGGAAGCTCTAATGAAGCAATATCAGGTCGAGCGTATCTTTGCCGAGAAGATGTCCGGTAAAAATGCTGACCGTCCCGAGTTGAAAGCAATGTTGGAATACGTCCGCGAGGGTGATACGTTATATATCGAAAGCATCAGTAGGCTTGGAAGATCCACCAGAGATCTGCTCAACATAATCGATGTACTTCAGCGGAAACAGGTTACTCTTGTCAGCAGTAAGGAGAACATCGATACCAACACTCCGCAGGGACGATTCGTTCTGTCGATATTTGCGGCGCTCTCAGAGCTTGAACGTGAACAAACCCTACAGAGACAGCGTGAAGGTATCGCTATTGCAAGATCTCAGGGAAAGTACAAAGGTCGGCAGCCTCTACCTATCGACTGGATAAAGTTCGGGCAGCTGTATGAGCAGTGGAAGTCTGGTACTATTACGGCTGTATGGTTTCAGAAAGAGATGGGCCTGCGTGCCAACACATTTTACCGCAGGCTCAAAGAATACGAAAGAAAGTATACATAA
- a CDS encoding ArsR/SmtB family transcription factor produces the protein MELTNKQITVIFKALCDENRVQIFRLLQNGEKCACKLLEAIQCTQPTLSHHMKILCDSGLVVGRKEGKWMYYSISPEGTEIAVNVLRELTKVSDSGECCCK, from the coding sequence ATGGAACTGACAAACAAGCAGATCACCGTGATTTTTAAGGCTCTGTGCGATGAGAACCGTGTGCAGATATTCAGGCTTCTGCAAAACGGTGAGAAATGTGCCTGCAAGCTGCTTGAAGCAATACAGTGTACCCAACCTACGCTTTCGCATCACATGAAGATACTCTGTGACAGCGGTCTTGTGGTCGGAAGAAAAGAGGGCAAGTGGATGTATTACTCCATTTCTCCAGAGGGTACGGAGATAGCCGTGAATGTTCTGCGTGAACTGACAAAAGTGTCTGACAGCGGAGAATGCTGCTGTAAATAA
- a CDS encoding C-GCAxxG-C-C family protein: MKHTEIASELFSKRYYCSQAVLAAFAEELGMTKEQALKVGACFGGGMCKAEVCGACTGALMALGLKYGMCEDGDLESKERANSYAVRFLDEFAKQNGSYICRELLDCDISTDEGKAYARTKGLFAMECPKMIESAVLIAEKLINE; the protein is encoded by the coding sequence ATGAAACACACAGAAATTGCAAGTGAGCTTTTCTCAAAGCGGTATTACTGCTCTCAGGCGGTGCTTGCGGCATTTGCCGAGGAGCTTGGAATGACGAAGGAACAGGCATTGAAAGTCGGAGCTTGCTTCGGCGGCGGTATGTGCAAGGCTGAGGTCTGCGGAGCGTGTACGGGTGCGCTTATGGCTTTAGGGCTTAAATACGGTATGTGCGAAGACGGTGACTTAGAAAGCAAAGAGAGAGCAAACAGCTATGCCGTGCGTTTTCTTGATGAATTTGCGAAACAAAACGGCTCTTATATCTGCCGTGAGCTGCTTGACTGCGATATTTCCACCGATGAGGGCAAGGCTTATGCAAGGACAAAGGGGCTGTTCGCAATGGAATGTCCGAAGATGATAGAGAGTGCTGTGCTGATCGCTGAAAAGCTGATAAACGAATAA
- a CDS encoding permease — MGIWDFIQDEILGMKWLNRLIGSLLNACGLDTSGKIGGSVQFFIYDVIKIMVLLGVLIFLISYIQSYFPPERTKKILGRFHGIGANCIAALLGTVTPFCSCSSIPLFMGFTSAGLPLGVTFSFLISSPMVDLGSLILLMSIFGWKVAVVYVIVGLVIAVVGGTLIEKLHLESEVEEFIRNGKSIDTPQNELTKRDRLKYSWKQVTGTVKKVFTYVILGVGIGAVIHNWIPEEWVIKLLGTGNPFGVIIATVCGIPMYADIFGCIPIAEALLAKGARLGVVLSFMMGVTTLSLPSMIMLKKAIKPKLLGIFIAICTVGIILVGYFFNIIQIYII, encoded by the coding sequence ATGGGAATTTGGGACTTCATACAAGACGAGATTCTCGGTATGAAATGGCTGAACAGGCTTATCGGCTCGTTGCTGAATGCTTGTGGTCTTGATACAAGCGGAAAAATCGGTGGAAGTGTGCAGTTTTTCATTTATGATGTTATCAAGATCATGGTTCTGCTCGGTGTGCTGATATTTCTTATATCCTACATTCAGAGCTACTTTCCGCCTGAGAGGACAAAGAAGATACTTGGCAGGTTTCACGGTATCGGCGCAAACTGTATCGCAGCACTGCTCGGCACGGTCACACCGTTCTGTTCATGCTCGTCCATACCGTTATTCATGGGATTCACAAGTGCAGGACTTCCACTTGGAGTAACATTCTCGTTCCTTATCTCATCGCCAATGGTTGACCTCGGCTCCCTTATTCTTCTGATGAGCATATTCGGCTGGAAGGTCGCTGTGGTGTATGTGATCGTCGGACTTGTCATAGCTGTGGTCGGCGGTACGCTGATCGAAAAGCTGCACCTTGAAAGTGAGGTCGAGGAGTTTATCCGCAACGGCAAGAGTATTGACACTCCGCAGAACGAGCTGACAAAGCGTGACAGGCTGAAATACTCATGGAAACAGGTCACGGGAACTGTGAAAAAGGTCTTTACCTATGTCATATTGGGTGTAGGTATCGGTGCAGTTATCCATAACTGGATACCCGAAGAATGGGTGATAAAGCTGCTCGGCACAGGAAATCCGTTCGGCGTTATCATAGCAACTGTCTGCGGAATACCGATGTATGCGGATATATTCGGCTGTATCCCCATAGCTGAAGCTCTGCTTGCAAAGGGTGCAAGGCTTGGAGTGGTACTCAGTTTTATGATGGGAGTCACCACGCTTTCGCTGCCGTCGATGATCATGCTGAAAAAAGCGATCAAGCCAAAGCTGTTAGGCATTTTCATCGCTATCTGTACGGTTGGAATTATCCTTGTTGGGTATTTCTTCAATATCATTCAAATCTATATCATTTAG
- a CDS encoding thioredoxin family protein, with product MALFGKKKEEIKAETSCCCGCGQSASEVTSTCCGEKVKGICCIKVLGSGCKSCHQLYENTLKAVEELGIEVEYITDMQKIMEYGAMSMPALVINEKVVSVGRVLKPAEISALVSDMTGKSGCK from the coding sequence ATGGCTCTGTTTGGAAAGAAAAAGGAAGAAATAAAAGCTGAAACATCCTGCTGTTGTGGCTGTGGGCAGTCTGCCAGTGAGGTCACATCGACCTGTTGCGGAGAAAAGGTCAAGGGTATCTGCTGTATCAAAGTCCTCGGTTCGGGCTGTAAGTCCTGTCATCAGCTATATGAAAACACTCTGAAAGCTGTGGAAGAGTTGGGAATCGAGGTCGAGTACATCACCGATATGCAAAAGATCATGGAGTACGGCGCAATGTCAATGCCTGCGCTTGTAATCAATGAGAAGGTCGTGTCGGTGGGCAGAGTTTTGAAGCCTGCGGAGATCTCTGCTCTGGTAAGCGATATGACAGGTAAGTCGGGGTGTAAATGA
- a CDS encoding carbohydrate-binding domain-containing protein has product MKKKSLIAGILSACIVGSAAALTLSGSAADKLYGDANLDGAVDMSDCVLIMQSLANPSKYGTTGTYEKHITPEGTDMADVSERGNGLTSNDALSIQRYLLGIIKELPESYSSTAGSTTTTATTTVTNNATTTVITTTAPEPTVTTLPKEDVDTKIHLKGSSITVEGKYAEANGSKVTISHSGSYTIDGTLDDGQIYVEVPDANADPDTVKLVFNGVNITGKNAPAVLVKNADKTSITLADGTENTLSDGTSPYAGDNQTDAVIEAKDDLTIKGGDAGTGILNITANVQPAIVCNNDIKFTGGTTNIDTLNETEANDAVKGKVSVTVKGGQLNIKSEGDGIKSSKGNVDIEDGEVNIKCGKDAIQAETAINISGGKIGAFGDKGLTSAGTIGITGGELLATATDNQCENLTSTEQNTLMLDFTKEWTKNNPIAVTDSSNNIIFDHNTPKKYKYAIVSSPEIGSGEYKLFAGGIKMKHSSGSTFKGGKPAAYKDVNNDMENEEQLYGSFFDLKQIHKIEVKMPDNDWSTFMGAPAQNEEWYPCDLVIDGEEIKNVGIRTKGNSSRMMVSNGKYSFRFKLDKYEKLNNYRGLTEFCVNNFYSDASCMRDLICYDAMYTIDGVAPKSSYTDMYVNGKLYSFYFALEQPGTTLAERYAIDDDSNLYKATERSNQAGGGGMWGGFGGGDSYSTFTEKMPVSNLDLKFGNDEQLTHLEELKTAINKMTTSNYKFIEDIMDVPSFLKGFAVNSVMCNYDSYNGSLAHNYYLIYTGGKHYFVGWDYNLCLGIFMDGASSVNSDINTSLYNATVDNRPFAKLLQIPEYYDMYAGYVKEIMNYYKNPEQYVSNYAQMIRPHVEADPRFAFSVDQFVTSTTKSANGLQVGGNGGNGGFNWNGGNNNGGNNNGGNNGGFNWNGDNNGGNNGGFNWNGGNNGGQWNFQFNSDEPDADAEFDQSWAFEGGFGGGFNWNGGGGGGGMFGSNSVSVIDFLLKRFEVINSTLKA; this is encoded by the coding sequence ATGAAGAAGAAAAGCTTAATCGCAGGCATACTTTCTGCCTGTATAGTCGGCTCCGCAGCAGCCCTTACGCTCAGCGGTTCAGCTGCCGACAAGCTGTACGGCGACGCCAATCTTGACGGAGCTGTGGATATGTCCGACTGCGTACTCATAATGCAGTCTCTGGCTAATCCTTCAAAGTACGGCACCACAGGCACATACGAGAAGCACATCACTCCCGAAGGAACAGACATGGCTGACGTTTCCGAACGCGGCAACGGACTTACATCAAACGACGCTCTTTCAATACAGCGTTATCTTCTCGGCATTATAAAGGAACTTCCCGAGAGCTACAGCAGCACTGCGGGCAGCACAACTACGACTGCAACTACAACTGTTACAAATAATGCTACTACAACCGTTATTACAACTACAGCTCCCGAGCCCACAGTGACAACACTCCCCAAGGAGGACGTTGACACAAAGATCCACCTCAAGGGCAGCTCTATCACTGTTGAGGGTAAATACGCCGAGGCTAACGGCTCAAAGGTAACTATCTCACACTCGGGAAGCTATACCATCGACGGTACTCTCGATGACGGACAGATCTACGTTGAGGTTCCCGATGCAAATGCTGATCCCGACACAGTAAAGCTCGTATTCAACGGCGTTAACATCACAGGCAAGAACGCTCCTGCTGTACTTGTCAAGAACGCAGACAAGACCTCTATCACTCTTGCTGACGGCACCGAGAATACACTTTCAGACGGCACTTCACCTTATGCAGGTGACAATCAGACCGATGCCGTTATTGAGGCTAAGGACGACCTTACCATCAAGGGCGGCGACGCAGGTACAGGTATCCTCAATATCACCGCTAACGTTCAGCCTGCTATCGTCTGCAACAACGATATCAAGTTCACAGGCGGTACAACAAATATTGATACACTCAACGAGACTGAGGCTAACGACGCTGTAAAGGGCAAGGTTTCCGTTACAGTCAAGGGCGGTCAGCTCAATATCAAGTCCGAGGGCGACGGTATCAAGTCCTCAAAGGGCAACGTTGATATCGAAGACGGCGAAGTAAACATCAAGTGCGGCAAGGACGCTATCCAGGCTGAGACAGCTATCAATATCTCAGGCGGTAAGATCGGCGCATTCGGTGACAAGGGTCTCACAAGCGCAGGCACTATCGGTATCACAGGCGGCGAGCTCCTCGCTACAGCTACCGATAACCAGTGCGAGAACCTCACTTCCACAGAGCAGAACACTCTTATGCTTGACTTCACAAAGGAGTGGACAAAGAATAATCCGATAGCAGTTACCGATTCTTCAAACAATATCATCTTTGACCATAATACACCAAAGAAGTATAAGTACGCTATCGTTTCATCTCCCGAGATCGGCAGCGGTGAGTATAAGCTCTTCGCAGGCGGCATCAAGATGAAGCACAGCAGCGGCAGCACCTTCAAGGGCGGCAAGCCTGCTGCATACAAGGACGTAAACAACGACATGGAGAACGAGGAGCAGCTCTACGGCAGCTTCTTCGATCTCAAGCAGATCCACAAGATCGAAGTTAAAATGCCCGATAACGACTGGAGCACATTCATGGGCGCACCTGCACAGAACGAAGAGTGGTACCCATGTGACCTTGTTATCGACGGCGAGGAGATCAAGAACGTCGGTATCAGAACCAAGGGCAACAGTTCACGTATGATGGTAAGCAACGGCAAGTACAGCTTCCGCTTCAAGCTTGACAAGTACGAAAAGCTCAATAACTACCGCGGTCTCACAGAATTCTGTGTAAACAACTTCTACTCAGACGCTTCATGCATGAGAGACCTTATCTGCTACGACGCTATGTATACAATTGACGGTGTTGCTCCAAAAAGCAGCTACACCGATATGTACGTAAACGGCAAGCTCTACAGCTTCTATTTCGCACTGGAGCAGCCCGGTACAACACTTGCTGAGCGCTATGCTATCGATGACGACTCCAACCTCTACAAGGCTACCGAGAGAAGCAATCAGGCAGGCGGCGGCGGTATGTGGGGCGGCTTCGGCGGCGGCGACAGCTACAGCACATTCACCGAGAAGATGCCCGTCAGCAACCTTGACCTCAAGTTCGGCAACGACGAGCAGCTCACACACCTTGAAGAGCTCAAGACAGCTATCAACAAGATGACTACTTCCAACTATAAGTTCATCGAGGACATCATGGACGTTCCAAGCTTCCTCAAGGGATTCGCTGTAAACTCTGTAATGTGCAACTACGACAGCTACAACGGCTCACTTGCTCATAACTACTACCTTATCTATACAGGCGGCAAGCACTACTTCGTAGGCTGGGACTACAACCTCTGCTTAGGTATATTCATGGACGGCGCAAGCTCTGTAAACTCAGACATCAATACAAGCCTCTACAATGCAACTGTAGACAACCGTCCTTTTGCAAAGCTCCTCCAGATCCCCGAGTACTATGATATGTACGCAGGCTATGTTAAGGAGATCATGAATTACTACAAGAACCCCGAGCAGTACGTTTCAAATTATGCTCAGATGATCCGTCCACACGTTGAAGCTGATCCCCGCTTCGCATTCTCTGTTGACCAGTTCGTAACATCTACTACCAAGAGCGCAAACGGTCTCCAAGTTGGCGGCAACGGCGGTAATGGCGGCTTTAACTGGAACGGCGGCAACAATAACGGCGGAAATAACAATGGCGGCAACAACGGCGGCTTCAACTGGAACGGCGATAACAACGGCGGCAATAATGGCGGCTTCAACTGGAACGGCGGCAATAACGGCGGTCAGTGGAACTTCCAGTTCAATTCCGACGAGCCCGATGCAGATGCTGAATTCGACCAGAGCTGGGCATTCGAGGGCGGCTTCGGCGGCGGTTTCAATTGGAACGGCGGCGGTGGCGGCGGAGGAATGTTCGGAAGCAACAGCGTCTCCGTTATCGACTTCCTCCTCAAGCGCTTTGAAGTAATCAACAGCACTCTTAAAGCATAA
- a CDS encoding EAL domain-containing protein, which produces MQHIDEQYIVSNFESALEQGFVKAYYQPVIRTLTERICSVEALARWQDPVVGLLSPFLFINVLEKYHLIHKLDLAILDNICVTYNKMKELGLALHPFSINLSRLDFDEIDMLDAISKILEKHNVPSTAIHIEITESVMLDNTAYFRRIFDSFHDAGFAIFMDDFGSGYSSLNVLKDYSFDVLKIDMRFLSDIGIRSKKILASVMNMAKAIGMHTLAEGVETKEQMTFLRNIGCEMLQGFYYAKPMDGDLYVKYLSDSKLGVEDPAENHYWNSVGQINFLSPDPLYDLTNEQLESGDYGFIRENSTPLALIEQTGKHVELLYCNEAYVKGLKRIGFNSVDDMIFTINNTEAAYYPNMNEQVYTSIKTGQVIKEDHLINGIYFSYLTKCIAEGNGKVMLAASIQTYGGDVDKSTNDLFEKYSRLLIDTYDHISVIDPTNNIVITRLYSKLGFNDKYPEMPLDDAIKMFAENEVAEYDRERFIRSMEPSSLRDRMARSGRRFFQQPFHYKTKSGEYEIMDTKLIKVLMGENDVYIFSIETMSEQAHKAAELFVREHPEYFQF; this is translated from the coding sequence ATGCAGCATATCGATGAACAATATATTGTAAGCAACTTTGAATCCGCCCTGGAACAAGGCTTCGTCAAGGCTTACTATCAGCCCGTTATCCGTACTCTCACCGAAAGGATATGCAGCGTTGAGGCTCTCGCCCGCTGGCAGGACCCCGTTGTGGGGCTCCTCTCCCCTTTCCTATTTATTAATGTACTGGAGAAATACCACCTTATCCATAAGCTCGATCTGGCTATCCTCGATAATATCTGCGTTACATATAATAAGATGAAAGAGCTGGGACTGGCTCTGCACCCCTTTTCCATTAACCTGTCCCGTCTGGACTTCGACGAGATAGATATGCTGGACGCCATTTCAAAAATTCTCGAGAAGCACAATGTGCCCTCTACGGCTATACATATTGAAATTACCGAGAGTGTCATGCTTGACAATACCGCGTATTTCCGCCGTATCTTCGACAGCTTCCACGACGCGGGCTTTGCTATCTTCATGGACGATTTCGGCAGCGGCTACTCCTCGCTGAACGTGCTGAAGGACTACAGCTTCGACGTACTGAAAATTGATATGCGCTTTCTCAGCGATATCGGTATACGCTCCAAGAAGATACTGGCTTCCGTCATGAACATGGCTAAGGCTATCGGCATGCACACACTTGCCGAGGGCGTCGAGACCAAGGAGCAGATGACGTTCCTGCGCAATATCGGCTGTGAGATGTTACAGGGCTTCTACTACGCAAAGCCCATGGACGGCGATCTCTACGTAAAGTACCTCTCCGACTCAAAGCTGGGCGTTGAGGACCCTGCCGAGAATCACTACTGGAACTCCGTCGGTCAGATAAACTTCCTGAGCCCCGATCCGCTGTACGATCTCACCAACGAGCAGCTTGAAAGCGGCGATTACGGTTTTATCCGCGAGAACTCCACACCTCTCGCCCTTATCGAGCAGACAGGCAAGCACGTGGAGCTGCTCTACTGCAACGAGGCATACGTAAAGGGCTTGAAGCGCATAGGCTTCAACTCCGTTGACGACATGATATTCACCATAAACAATACCGAGGCAGCCTACTACCCCAACATGAACGAGCAGGTGTACACCTCTATCAAGACGGGACAGGTCATCAAGGAGGATCACCTCATTAATGGTATATACTTCAGCTACCTTACCAAGTGTATCGCAGAGGGCAACGGAAAGGTAATGCTTGCCGCAAGCATACAGACCTACGGCGGCGACGTGGACAAGTCCACAAACGACCTCTTCGAGAAGTACAGCCGCCTGCTCATAGACACCTATGACCACATCTCGGTAATCGATCCCACAAACAATATCGTCATAACAAGGCTGTATTCAAAGCTGGGCTTCAATGACAAATATCCCGAAATGCCGCTGGACGATGCTATAAAGATGTTCGCCGAAAACGAGGTAGCCGAATATGACAGGGAGAGGTTTATCCGCAGCATGGAGCCCTCAAGTCTGCGCGACCGAATGGCAAGATCAGGCAGAAGGTTCTTCCAGCAGCCCTTCCACTATAAGACCAAAAGCGGCGAATATGAAATAATGGACACCAAGCTGATAAAAGTACTCATGGGTGAGAACGACGTGTACATCTTCTCTATAGAGACAATGTCCGAACAGGCTCACAAAGCAGCGGAGCTTTTTGTTCGTGAACACCCCGAATATTTTCAGTTTTGA